Below is a window of Undibacterium sp. YM2 DNA.
TTGAGCGGGCTCGAAGTCTTGCGCCGTTTGCGCTCGCGCAATTCGCGTTTGCCAGTGCTGATACTGACAGCGGCAGATTCGGTCGAACAAAGGGTCAAGGGTCTGGACCTGGGCGCGGATGACTACATGGCCAAACCCTTTGCGCTGTCTGAACTCGAAGCACGCGTGCGGGCACTGACGCGGCGTGGCGCGGGTGGTGGGCCTACCGTCATCAAGCATGGGCCGCTGACTTATGACCAGGTAGGGCGTATCGCCTATATCCATGAACAGATGCTGGACTTGTCTGCGCGTGAGCTGGGCCTGCTCGAAGTACTGTTGCAACGTACCGGACGGCTGGTATCCAAGGAGCAACTGGTCGATCACCTGTGCGAATGGGGTGAAGAGGTCAGCAACAATGCCATCGAAGTCTATGTACACCGCCTGCGCAAGAAAATAGAGGTGGATGGCGTGCGTATAGCCACGGTACGCGGTCTTGGTTATTGCCTGGAAAAATTCTTTGTTCCTGCAACTGCCGCGGCAACAAGCTCTGCTACCGCCAGCACTGAACAAAAATGAGTCAACAGCCAGGCAGGGACGAAAGCGACGCAGCAGCGCCTGACAGCCTGGCTGGCAAGCAGCCCGAAGAAAAAACGCAACGCTCCCTGTTTGGTGAAATCCTTGACTGGATGCTGGCACCGCTCCTGCTGTTATGGCCGATGAGCATCGCCATCACCTATCTGGTGGCAAAGTCCATCGCCAACCAGCCTTTTGACCGTGCGCTCGAAGACAATGTGCTGGTATTGTCACAGCAGGTCAAAGAAATAGATGGCAAGGTCGTCACCCAGATGAGCAATCCGGCACGCGATATTTTGCGGGCGGATGACCTCGACAATATCTATTACCAGATCAAGATAAGCAAGGACAAGCTTATAGACGGTGACCGCGACCTGCCCATGCCCATGGATGAAGAAAGACCAGCCATAGGCACAGTACAGTTCAGGAATGCAGTATTACGCGGCATAGACATACGTGTTGCCTACAGCTATATCGATCTCAACAAGGCTGACCGACCCGACCGAAACAAAGACCACCACCTGGCCCTGGTGCAGGTTGCGGAGACACTGGAAAAACGTGCCCTGCTGGCGAATGAAATCATCAAGGGCGTCATCCTGCCGCAGTTCATTATCCTGCCGATTGCCCTGGCGCTGGTCTGGTTTGCCCTGAGCCGCGGCCTGTCACCCCTGGCAGAGTTGCAGCAGCGCATACGCGCGCGCAGGCCGGATGACCTCAGCCCCATCGATTCACGCCATGTGCCGGAAGAAATCACGCCCCTCGTCAAATCACTCAATGAAATGCTGGAAAGGCTGGCGCAAACCATCGCTATCCAGAAGCGTTTTATCGCCGATGCAGCACACCAGATGAAAACCCCGCTGGCCGGTTTGCGCATGCAGTCAGAGCTGGCCCTGCGCCAGACTGACCAGCAAGAGATACATCAGTCGCTGACACAACTGGCCACCAGTTCGGAAGCCGCCACACGCCTGGTCAATCAGTTGCTGACACTGGCACGCGCAGAAAATCTGGCCCCTGCCAATCAGCCGCGCGAACAGATAGACTTGAACATCCTGGCCCGTAATGTCGTGCAGGACTGGATACAGACCTCATTCGCAAAAAAAATAGACCTGGGTTTTGAGCAGGAAAAAAATGCGGTACTAATCTTTGGTAGTCCGCTGATGCTGCGTGAAATGCTCAGTAATCTCATCGACAATGCCTTGCGCTATACCCCGCAAGAACATAGCGTGACCGTGCGTGTGCGCATGGACCATGAGCAGGCACTGGCAATACTGGAAGTGGAGGACAATGGCCGTGGCATACCGGCAGAAGAGCGCGGGCGCGTGTTCGAGCGCTTTTACCGCATACTGGGTAGCAATGTGCAAGGTAGCGGCCTGGGTCTGTCCATCGTGCGCGAGATCGCCAGCCAGCATGAGGCAAGGATAGAAATACTCGATAATCCGCAACCACAGGACCCGGCCTGCCCCGGCTGCGTATTCCGCATTTCTTTCCAGTTGAATCCTTACGATGAACTTGCCATGGAGGGCTTGTCATGAGCACAGCACCTGAGCAGGCTGGCAGTGTCAGCAAACAATACTGGCGGCATACCCGGCGACTGACCGTGGCCCTGATGGCTTGCTGGGCAGTGCTGTGCTTTTGTGTGCTGTTCTTTGCGCGTGAATTGTCCAGCGTTGTTTTCTTTGGCTGGCCGTTTTCTTTCTACATGGCGGCGCAAGGCCTGACGCTGAGCTTTGTGCTGATACTGGCTATCTATTCACTCAGCATGGGCTGGATAGGCCGCAGGCAGACCGGGGACTGATCGCATGGCACAAAAGCGTTTTACCCAAAAACTGACGGTTTACTATCTCTGGTACACCCTACTGTTTTTCATCTTCCTGATCAGCCTGGCCATCCTCGAAAAAGAAGGCGTGCCACGCGCCTGGATAGGTTATCTGTTCATGTTTGCCACTATCGTGCTGTACGCAGGCATAGGTGTAGTCAGCCGCACGTCGGATATCAGCGAGTATTATGTCGCCGGGCGGCGCGTGCCTGCGGTTTTCAATGGCATGGCAACGGCAGCCGACTGGATGTCTGCCGCGAGTTTTTTGAGCCTGGCTGGCGGCCTGTATTTGCAGGGCTTTGATGGCCTCGCCTACATCATAGGCTGGACCGGCGGCTTTTGCCTGGTGGCGATGCTGATCGCACCTTACCTGCGCAAGTTTGGTCAATACACAATCCCAGATTTTCTCGGTGCACGCTTTGCCGGTAGCCCGGAAAACAATATGGTCAGGATACTGGCAGTCATTGCCACGGTATTCATTTCTTTCATCTACGTGGTCGCGCAAATCTATGGCGTGGGCCTGATCACTTCGCGCTTTACCGGCGTGGATTTTTCTGTTGGCATCTTCCTCGGCCTGGCCAGTATACTGGTGTGTTCTTTCCTGGGTGGCATGCGTGCCGTAACCTGGACCCAGGTTGCGCAATACATCATTATCATCATCGCCTTCCTGATCCCGGTTGCCTGGCTGTCAGTCAAACACACCAATAACCCGGTCGCGCCGCTCTCGTATGGGGCGGTGTTACCAGAGCTAAGCAACAAGGAAAAGATTTTTGAGTCAGATCCAAGGGAAAAAGAAGTCAGGGCCATTTACCGCCAGCGTGCCGACGAGTTGCAAAAGAAAATTCAACAATTACCGCAATCATGGGAAGATGGCCGTTTTGAATTGCAGCACAAACTCGAAGAATTAAAATCAGGCAATGCCTCGCTGCTGGAAATCAAGGCAGCTGGCCGCGTGCTGGCGAATTATCCCAAGTCGCCACAAGAAGCGCAAAACCGCTGGAATGAGGTACGCAATAATTATCTCGCCAAGGCACAACCCGGCTTTTCCAAATACACGCCCTATGCAGCAAAGGACAAGAAAGAGTCTGACAGCAAGCGCAATAATTTCATGGCACTGGTGCTATGCCTGATGATGGGTACTGCCGCCCTGCCGCATGTGCTGGTGCGCTACTACACGACACCCACGGTCAAGGAGAGCCGCGACTCGGTTTTCTGGTCACTGTTCTTTATCATGCTGCTGTACATCACGATACCGGCGCTGGCGATACTGGTTAAACACGATATCTATAATTCCCTGGTCGGTACAGAATTTTCCAAACTACCCGCCTGGGTCACTTACTGGGCCAATATAGACCGCAACAACCCGCTCGTGAATATCACCGACATCAACCATGACGGCATAGTCCAGCTAGCCGAGATTGTGCTCGACGGTGACATCGTCGTGCTGGCCACACCCGAGATTGCTGGCCTGCCGTATGTGGTGTCTGCATTGGTGGCTGCGGGTGGCCTGGCGGCGGCGCTCTCTACCGCAGATGGCTTGTTGTTAACGATATCGAATTCCCTGTCGCACGACATCTATTACAAAATCATAGACCCGCAAGCCTCAACACAAAAGCGGGTGACGATATCCAAGCTGCTATTACTGGTGGTGGCACTGGTGGCTGCCTATGTGGCTTCACTCAAGCCTGCGGATATTCTTTCATTGGTCGGCGCTGCATTTTCAGTGGCTGCTTCAGCGTTGTTCCCTTGCCTGGTACTGGGCATATTCTGGAAACGTGCGAACCGCCAGGGTGCTATCTGCGGCATGATTGCTGGCTTTGTAGTGTGCGTGTTTTATATGCTGTATACCCACCCGTTATTTGGTGGCAGCCCGGCGAATCAGTGGTTCAGCATTGCGCCCATATCGGCAGGTGTATTCGGCGTCCCGGCGGGGTTCGTCACCATGCTGGCAGTGAGTTTTTTCACGCCCAGGCCGGATCAAAAGACCTTGGATCTCGTGGATTTTATACGGCAGCCGTGAGAGCAGGACATGTCTGGCATTGGTAAAAAAGTAGATGTCGTAGGGCGCATTGCAATGCGCCCCAACCTCACGGACTTTCTAATACCATCTGCTCATCATCGCCCACACGCATGATTAAAAAAACTAAGGCATTGGCGGCACACCCGGTGATGTCTTTCGAAATAGCGCTGGCGACATGCCAAAGCGCTTGCGGAATATCTTCCCCAGATAGCTGACATCGGCTATGCCTGCTTCATCTGCGATGACAGCAATACTGTGGGCAGAATTGAGCAAGCGCCATTGCACATGCTGCAGGCGCAACTCATTCCAGTAGTTCTTTGCCGTCATGCCAAGCTCAGACAAAAACTGGCGGTCCAGCTGCCGCCTGCTGATACCGACCATGCCCGCAAGTTCATCGATGGTCTTGCTGGCGCTGAGCAGGCTGCGCATCAGGGCAATGGCGCGGCCGGTATGACGACTTGTCGCGGCTTCCGTATCGAGTGAGCGTAGTTGATGACTGCTGCTGCGCGCCTCATCGACCAGCATGTCGGCCAGGCCCTTCAGCGCACGGCTGCGGCCGCAGGCACGCGCCAGCATTTCTATCGCCAGGTCTATCGCTGCCATGCCACCGGCGCATGAAATTCGTTCACCGCGCTCGCCATCAAAACAGTACATTTGCCCGCTGACGACTTCTATACGGGGGAATGATGCCCGGAATTCAGCTTCATGCCGCCAGTGCAAGGCAACTTTATGCCCAGTCAGCAAACCACAGGCAGCCAGCAGGAAGCAGGCATTATCAATACAGACCAGCTTCACGCCATGCCCTGCCGCTTTACGCAGGATGTTTTTGTAGCGGGGTGCCAGCGCCTGCGTTGCCTGCGCGTTCCTGCCACCAAAAACTACCAGGTAATCAAAGTCTGCATAATTAATTTCTGCCGGTGTAAGCTGGACTTGTACATCGATGCCACTGCTGGATTTGATACTGCCCGCTTCCAGGCCGAGGATTTGCCAGGTGCAGTACCGCTGGCGGCTCTAGTCTGCCTCATCTGCGGTAAAGCGCAGCTTGTCCAGAAATCCCCCAAACGGCAGCATCGCAAATTCTGGCAAAGGCATGATCAGCAGGCGTATGTCTGCCACAGTCGTTTCAGTATGCACATAGCTTGGCATGATCGATGTCCATAATTTACCTTAATAAGTCTAGATATTACCATTTATAAAACATGATACTGTTTACACTGACTGCATGGAAAACGGGAGAAAACATGGCTTTGAACATCTGGATTATTTACGCAATCACAGTATTGGGACTGTCGCTGACACCTGGCCCAAATGGCTTGCTTGCAATGACACATGGCGCGATGTATGGCGCAAGAAAAGCCTTGTGGACCATCACTGGCGGCGTCGTGGGTTTTACTGCCCTGATTGCCTTGTCCATGTTTGGCCTGGGCGCCTTGCTGCAGGCATCTTCACATGCCCTGCTGGTGCTGAAGGTAGGCGGTGGGCTTTACCTGGTCTGGCTGGGCATACAGTTATGGCGCGCCCCCGCCCTGCATCTCTCGCTGAAAGAAAATAAGGGCAGTGCACATGGCTACATTCTGTTCCGCACCGGTTTGCTGACCGCCATTGCGAATCCAAAAGTGATCCTGTTCTATGGCGCTTTCTTGCCGCAGTTTATTGATCTGCAGCGCTCTTTGCTGACACAATTCCTGATCATGACAGCGACATTTGCGGGTATGGAATTTGTGGTCGAATGCCTGCTGGCCAGATTGGCCCACCAGATACGCCCCTGGCTGGAGCGCGGCGAAAAGCTGTTCAACCGCTCTTGCGGGACTTTATTTGTGCTGGCTGGTGCGGCCCTGCCAATCATCAAGTAAGGCCAGATTTTTGAATAAAAACCTGGCCCTGCCTTTGTAATCGTATTATGTGTGATCGTCTCTGCGCGCTTGCTGTGTAATATCACTCGGCAAGTGCTGACTGCAAGGACACAGGCTTGCTGGCCTGGACCATAGGAAACAGCCACCAGCGTTTGCCCGTTTGCGGTTCGGCAATATCGACTTCCTCGCCCATCTGCGGCGTACTGATTTTCACATCATGTTGCTTGGCAAGTGCGACAATACGCTCGAAGGGTTCGAACCAGCTATGCATGGACAGATCAAAGGTGCCATTATGGATAGGCAGCATGGTCTTGCCACGCAAATCGATATGCGCCTGCAAGGACTCTTCTGGCTGCATGTGCACATCAGGCCACATCTTGTTATAGGCACCGGTTTCTATCATGGTCAGGTCAAAGGGGCCGTATTTGTCACCTATCTCTTTGAAGCCCTTGAAGTAGCCAGTGTCGCCACTGAAAAATATTTTCAGCTCAGGCGTGAGTATGCTCCACGATGCCCACAGGGTCTGGTCACGGTCATGCAGGCCACGGCCAGAAAAATGCTGTGCAGGCGTCGCCACAAACTGTATGCCATTGACCCAGGTGCTTTGCCACCAGCCAAGTTGCTGGATTTTGTCTGCAGCTATACCCCATTTGATGAGGCGCTCACCAACACCTGTCGGTGTCAGGATGTGCTCAGTTTTTTTCGCCAGTTGCAAAATAGCAGCGTAATCAAGGTGATCATAATGGTCATGCGACAGGATGATGCCCTTGATAGGCGGCAGGTCAGCAATGCTGATAGGCGGCTGGTGAAAACGCTTGGGGCCCATCCACTGGAAGGGCGAAGCACGTTCAGAAAACACCGGGTCAGTCAGCCAGAATTCACCCTGCAACTTCATCAGCATGGTTGAATGTCCAAGGCGGTAGAGACTATTGTCCGGTGCAGCCAGCAACTGCTCTTGAGTCAGATCAAACACGGGTATGCTGCCACCCGGTACAGTGTCTTTGGGCTTGTCAAAGAAAAACTTCCACATGATTTTGAGGCTGCCCCACAAGCCGGGTTCGCGCATCTCTTTGTCATTGACAAAGCCGCCTGTAGCAGCGGGGGCCGGCGTTGCTGGCGCAATTGCAGTAGCAACGACGGGTAAATTCTGGGCATTGCTGGGATAAGAAACATAAGCCATGATGATCAACACTCCTGTCATGAAGAGACTGAATACAAACCGCGAAATTCGGGGCATAAATGATTGCGCCTGATGACTGCATAAAACTACACAAGAAAAATGCTGCGTCGAATATTTACACTACACAGTGTAGTTTCTAAATCTGAAAAAGTAAACTACTTAGTGTAAAATTCTTTTATCGCAGCCAGACAGGCTCAACCAGCACATCAGATAATAAAATTACAAAATGTCAGAACCCGTACGCCAGACCGACCGCAAGCGCGAAGCCATATTGCAGGCAGCCATCCATGAATTTCGCCTCAATGGTTTCGATGCAACCAGCATGGACAAGATCGCCGCCACAGCGGTGGTCTCCAAACGCACGGTGTACAACCACTTCCCCAGTAAAGACGATTTGTTCGCCGCAATATTGTTAAAATTGTGGCAAAGCGCTGTTTCTCAGGATGATTTTCGTTACCAGGCCGATAAAAACCTGCGCGAACAACTGGAAACTTTCCTTGGTAACAAGATGCGCCTGATGAGCGACACCAATTTCATCGACCTCGTCCGCGTCGCCGTGGCCGCCACCATCCACACCCCGGACCGCGCCCGCGACATGGTCGAACGCATGAGCAAACGCGAAGAAGGCATCGTCGCCTGGATCAGGGCAGCGCAAGCCGATGGCAAGCTGAAATCTGGCGACCCCTATTTCATGGGCGACATGTTGCAAGGCCAACTCAAGTCCCTGGCCTTCTGGCCGCAAGTCGCGATGGGGCAGCCTATGCTGGAAGAGCAGCAGCAAAAGGTGTTGATAGAACTGACGGCGGGAATGTTTTTGGGGTTTTACGGGGTGGCTGCTGATACCATGCAAGAAGATCGATAATTAGCGATAGCGCAAAATGTCAGACATCAAAAAAATGAAGTTGATCGCGGCACTCTACTTCGCTTACTTATTTATATGCTTGGCGGTAAATGCACTTATAGGTTGGCGACCACCGCTGCCATTCATGCCATACGGAGCTGGTATGATGATCGTGCTCGTTATCGGCATTATTTCAGGGTATTTGTTACACTCGCTCAAATCAAGACCAACCGTATTTCTTCACTTATTCAATTTTTGTTGCTTCCTGTACGCCTGCTATTTTGCGGTGACGATATTTATGCATATCAGGCTTGGTGACAATATTTATTGGATACGTACAATAGTCAATCTCCCGTTATTTTTTTTAGGCTGGTATGTTGTTCTGAACCTTAAAAAGATACAGCTGATGTTATTGAAAAAATTTGAATCATCGAGCAATTGAAAGCCGTATCCAATATGCGTGATGCAGATTGTTGATATGCTCAACTTTCAGTAGTATTTCAATGCTTATCAATTTCCTGACACGAATCATATCGCTCTTAATTTGGCATTACCAGTAAGCCTGGCTTACTATGACATGTCCACCTCGTAGGTGCGATTTGAGCGTAGCTTAATCACAGCTACGCGAGCCACAACAAATGATCAGCTTCACTCATTCTCTGAACAAGCAAATGAAAATTCAATACAAGCTTCTGCCACTTTTATTTTTTTCCCTTTGTCTGAGTGCATGCCATTCCTTGCTCAGAGTGTCGGGCAAGGTCGTGGATGAAGAAGGCAAGGCTGTCAGCAAAGCCTCTGTTTTCATTATTTATGGGAACTGGGTGAGTGAATCGACCACGCGTGAGGACGGTACATTTTCCAACGCGCAGGTGCATGGCGGGACTGAGAATCTGCAACTGCTGGTTTCCAAAGAAGGCAAGCAACTTTATTTGGAAACGCTGGATTACCACACATCCCCTGTCAGCAAGACCATAGTCCTGAAAAAAGGAACGCAGTCAGAATTGCAAACACCAGAGCATCATTCATAGACTTCTAATTCAGAAACATCAAACAACTTGATGGTTCAAATTCTCGTATGCATCTGCCAATTTCTGCCAGCTCTCATCGCTAAAGCTTTCGCGTCCAACAATAATAAATTTTCTTTTGCCATTCTTTTCCCACACGCAGGTAAAAGTATCGTCATTAAAATTTTTTTGCTTAAGAGACTGGAAATCAATCGTATCAACGATCTCACCACCTTTCATGACTGTAAGTTCAC
It encodes the following:
- a CDS encoding GlxA family transcriptional regulator, coding for MLGLEAGSIKSSSGIDVQVQLTPAEINYADFDYLVVFGGRNAQATQALAPRYKNILRKAAGHGVKLVCIDNACFLLAACGLLTGHKVALHWRHEAEFRASFPRIEVVSGQMYCFDGERGERISCAGGMAAIDLAIEMLARACGRSRALKGLADMLVDEARSSSHQLRSLDTEAATSRHTGRAIALMRSLLSASKTIDELAGMVGISRRQLDRQFLSELGMTAKNYWNELRLQHVQWRLLNSAHSIAVIADEAGIADVSYLGKIFRKRFGMSPALFRKTSPGVPPMP
- a CDS encoding DUF4212 domain-containing protein, with the translated sequence MSTAPEQAGSVSKQYWRHTRRLTVALMACWAVLCFCVLFFARELSSVVFFGWPFSFYMAAQGLTLSFVLILAIYSLSMGWIGRRQTGD
- a CDS encoding sensor histidine kinase is translated as MSQQPGRDESDAAAPDSLAGKQPEEKTQRSLFGEILDWMLAPLLLLWPMSIAITYLVAKSIANQPFDRALEDNVLVLSQQVKEIDGKVVTQMSNPARDILRADDLDNIYYQIKISKDKLIDGDRDLPMPMDEERPAIGTVQFRNAVLRGIDIRVAYSYIDLNKADRPDRNKDHHLALVQVAETLEKRALLANEIIKGVILPQFIILPIALALVWFALSRGLSPLAELQQRIRARRPDDLSPIDSRHVPEEITPLVKSLNEMLERLAQTIAIQKRFIADAAHQMKTPLAGLRMQSELALRQTDQQEIHQSLTQLATSSEAATRLVNQLLTLARAENLAPANQPREQIDLNILARNVVQDWIQTSFAKKIDLGFEQEKNAVLIFGSPLMLREMLSNLIDNALRYTPQEHSVTVRVRMDHEQALAILEVEDNGRGIPAEERGRVFERFYRILGSNVQGSGLGLSIVREIASQHEARIEILDNPQPQDPACPGCVFRISFQLNPYDELAMEGLS
- a CDS encoding MBL fold metallo-hydrolase encodes the protein MAYVSYPSNAQNLPVVATAIAPATPAPAATGGFVNDKEMREPGLWGSLKIMWKFFFDKPKDTVPGGSIPVFDLTQEQLLAAPDNSLYRLGHSTMLMKLQGEFWLTDPVFSERASPFQWMGPKRFHQPPISIADLPPIKGIILSHDHYDHLDYAAILQLAKKTEHILTPTGVGERLIKWGIAADKIQQLGWWQSTWVNGIQFVATPAQHFSGRGLHDRDQTLWASWSILTPELKIFFSGDTGYFKGFKEIGDKYGPFDLTMIETGAYNKMWPDVHMQPEESLQAHIDLRGKTMLPIHNGTFDLSMHSWFEPFERIVALAKQHDVKISTPQMGEEVDIAEPQTGKRWWLFPMVQASKPVSLQSALAE
- a CDS encoding response regulator transcription factor, with the translated sequence MRILLAEDDSVLADGLTRSLRQSGYATDCVNDGEAADTALTTQDFDLLILDLGLPRLSGLEVLRRLRSRNSRLPVLILTAADSVEQRVKGLDLGADDYMAKPFALSELEARVRALTRRGAGGGPTVIKHGPLTYDQVGRIAYIHEQMLDLSARELGLLEVLLQRTGRLVSKEQLVDHLCEWGEEVSNNAIEVYVHRLRKKIEVDGVRIATVRGLGYCLEKFFVPATAAATSSATASTEQK
- a CDS encoding LysE family translocator, whose product is MALNIWIIYAITVLGLSLTPGPNGLLAMTHGAMYGARKALWTITGGVVGFTALIALSMFGLGALLQASSHALLVLKVGGGLYLVWLGIQLWRAPALHLSLKENKGSAHGYILFRTGLLTAIANPKVILFYGAFLPQFIDLQRSLLTQFLIMTATFAGMEFVVECLLARLAHQIRPWLERGEKLFNRSCGTLFVLAGAALPIIK
- a CDS encoding sodium:solute symporter family protein gives rise to the protein MAQKRFTQKLTVYYLWYTLLFFIFLISLAILEKEGVPRAWIGYLFMFATIVLYAGIGVVSRTSDISEYYVAGRRVPAVFNGMATAADWMSAASFLSLAGGLYLQGFDGLAYIIGWTGGFCLVAMLIAPYLRKFGQYTIPDFLGARFAGSPENNMVRILAVIATVFISFIYVVAQIYGVGLITSRFTGVDFSVGIFLGLASILVCSFLGGMRAVTWTQVAQYIIIIIAFLIPVAWLSVKHTNNPVAPLSYGAVLPELSNKEKIFESDPREKEVRAIYRQRADELQKKIQQLPQSWEDGRFELQHKLEELKSGNASLLEIKAAGRVLANYPKSPQEAQNRWNEVRNNYLAKAQPGFSKYTPYAAKDKKESDSKRNNFMALVLCLMMGTAALPHVLVRYYTTPTVKESRDSVFWSLFFIMLLYITIPALAILVKHDIYNSLVGTEFSKLPAWVTYWANIDRNNPLVNITDINHDGIVQLAEIVLDGDIVVLATPEIAGLPYVVSALVAAGGLAAALSTADGLLLTISNSLSHDIYYKIIDPQASTQKRVTISKLLLLVVALVAAYVASLKPADILSLVGAAFSVAASALFPCLVLGIFWKRANRQGAICGMIAGFVVCVFYMLYTHPLFGGSPANQWFSIAPISAGVFGVPAGFVTMLAVSFFTPRPDQKTLDLVDFIRQP
- a CDS encoding TetR/AcrR family transcriptional regulator codes for the protein MSEPVRQTDRKREAILQAAIHEFRLNGFDATSMDKIAATAVVSKRTVYNHFPSKDDLFAAILLKLWQSAVSQDDFRYQADKNLREQLETFLGNKMRLMSDTNFIDLVRVAVAATIHTPDRARDMVERMSKREEGIVAWIRAAQADGKLKSGDPYFMGDMLQGQLKSLAFWPQVAMGQPMLEEQQQKVLIELTAGMFLGFYGVAADTMQEDR